From the genome of Sulfurovum sp. NBC37-1, one region includes:
- a CDS encoding HlyD family secretion protein has translation METLMVLTYATFCWIVFKVFKIPVNKWSLTTAVLGGVIMLAVILMGMAFYHPGSKSARNYFVTTPIVSNVRGMVTELDAKPNEPVHKGDILLKIDDTPYKAVLKDLEAQLEFAKKRLADYIELRKVAGGSKFDIHEYEMQVDSLKAKVEKAKFDLDSCVIKAPNNGYVTQIRVRPGQMAVPFPAFPLFTFVNTDSIAFIAAFAQEPLTNIKKGNLAEVIFPSIPGRSFQAHVEQVLPTMAEGEISPDRAMFSFNRQLPPGYIPVVIKIDDNLSAYNMPLGVDAVVATYDMSSPFWSHVAIIRKILLRMQSWQYFLRFH, from the coding sequence ATGGAAACGTTAATGGTCCTCACCTATGCCACCTTCTGCTGGATCGTCTTCAAGGTCTTCAAGATACCTGTGAACAAATGGTCCCTGACCACTGCCGTACTCGGTGGTGTCATCATGCTTGCTGTCATTCTCATGGGGATGGCATTCTACCATCCCGGGTCCAAAAGCGCACGCAACTACTTCGTGACCACACCGATCGTCTCCAATGTCAGAGGCATGGTCACCGAACTCGATGCGAAGCCCAACGAACCGGTGCACAAGGGAGACATCCTTCTCAAGATCGACGATACGCCTTACAAGGCTGTACTCAAAGACCTCGAAGCGCAGCTGGAGTTTGCTAAAAAACGTCTGGCAGACTACATCGAGCTTAGAAAGGTTGCGGGCGGTTCCAAGTTCGATATCCACGAGTATGAAATGCAGGTCGACAGTCTGAAGGCAAAAGTGGAAAAAGCGAAGTTTGACCTTGACAGCTGTGTCATCAAGGCACCTAACAACGGTTATGTCACCCAGATACGTGTCCGTCCAGGACAGATGGCGGTACCGTTCCCTGCATTCCCGCTCTTTACTTTCGTCAACACGGATTCCATCGCCTTTATCGCCGCATTCGCCCAGGAGCCGCTGACCAATATCAAAAAAGGAAATCTCGCCGAAGTGATCTTCCCTTCCATTCCGGGCCGCTCCTTCCAGGCGCATGTAGAGCAGGTACTGCCTACCATGGCCGAAGGTGAGATCTCACCGGACAGGGCGATGTTCTCCTTTAACCGGCAGCTCCCTCCGGGGTACATACCTGTAGTGATCAAGATCGATGACAATCTTTCAGCCTACAATATGCCTTTAGGCGTGGATGCTGTCGTGGCGACTTATGATATGTCAAGTCCGTTCTGGTCTCATGTAGCGATCATCAGAAAGATCCTCCTGCGTATGCAGAGCTGGCAGTACTTCCTGCGATTCCATTGA
- a CDS encoding FMN-binding glutamate synthase family protein: MLSEIWEFLELVTPYVLSLLFVVLVALFIYDRFIQRKHSLLVNYPVIGRFRYLFEALREPLRQYFAEENFYESRDKVDWVYKAAKDLPNYKSFSVDQPFAEDRFIVKHATNVLNDDEVSEDMSVTYGQDREKPYVAKTPIVRSAMSDGALSPEAVRAFSLGAALSGYTLNTGEGGLTSNHLYTLNPEPGDNTDYLEIVRSTPLADTVFNLVDKLMNRTYAIKAYRKTLLNKRTENTYIYGKDSKILFRVNWRAPLSAFPKEIPESLPDMIFQMSSGLYGVRDEHGKFDEERYAKVMTFCRMTEIKIAQGAKQTGGKLAGSKVTADIAYYRGIEEGKDLFSPNRFPYADTPDHLMDFIGRLQEISKKPVGAKIVISDADTVDRLAARVAERKKKGLSIPDFLTVDSGEGGSATAPLELMEAVGLSTYNALYVLDSALRRHGLRDDIKIIASGKILTPDDVIITMSLGADAVGIARGFMMSGGCIRARMCSGYGSHKCPVGMATQDPKKRASYMVVKQAYQMSNYHNNLIKGMKMMLAIMGFDHKSKLSKKNLTFRNRNGEIFFDVDEYFESKLHTHIQKQKKAV, from the coding sequence ATGTTAAGTGAAATCTGGGAGTTTCTGGAACTTGTCACGCCCTATGTGCTGAGTCTGCTCTTTGTAGTGCTGGTCGCCCTGTTCATTTATGACAGGTTTATTCAGCGAAAGCACTCTCTTCTGGTGAATTACCCGGTGATCGGCCGTTTCAGATATCTGTTCGAGGCTCTGCGTGAACCACTCAGGCAGTATTTTGCAGAAGAGAACTTCTATGAATCGCGTGACAAGGTGGACTGGGTCTACAAAGCGGCCAAAGACCTCCCCAACTACAAATCGTTTTCCGTTGACCAGCCTTTTGCTGAAGACCGTTTTATTGTAAAACATGCTACGAACGTGCTAAACGATGATGAAGTATCGGAGGACATGAGCGTTACATACGGACAGGACCGTGAAAAACCCTATGTGGCCAAAACACCGATCGTCCGTTCCGCTATGTCCGATGGTGCACTCAGCCCGGAAGCAGTACGTGCATTCTCTTTGGGAGCAGCGCTTTCAGGCTATACACTCAATACCGGTGAGGGAGGATTGACCTCCAATCATCTCTATACACTTAATCCGGAACCGGGTGATAACACGGACTATCTGGAGATCGTCAGAAGTACGCCTCTGGCGGATACGGTATTCAACCTTGTAGACAAGCTGATGAACCGTACCTATGCGATCAAGGCATACCGAAAAACACTGCTGAACAAAAGAACGGAAAATACCTATATTTACGGCAAAGATTCTAAGATCCTGTTCCGTGTCAACTGGAGAGCACCGTTGAGTGCCTTCCCAAAAGAGATCCCGGAATCTCTGCCGGATATGATCTTTCAGATGAGTTCCGGGTTGTACGGGGTGCGTGACGAACACGGGAAGTTCGATGAAGAACGCTATGCCAAAGTGATGACCTTCTGCCGTATGACGGAGATCAAGATCGCCCAGGGGGCCAAGCAGACGGGAGGAAAGCTTGCCGGTTCGAAAGTCACAGCCGATATCGCCTATTACCGGGGAATAGAAGAGGGGAAAGACCTTTTCTCTCCCAACCGTTTCCCTTATGCGGATACGCCTGATCACCTGATGGATTTCATCGGACGGCTGCAGGAGATCTCCAAAAAACCTGTCGGTGCTAAGATTGTTATCTCGGATGCCGATACGGTGGATAGGCTGGCTGCCAGAGTGGCAGAACGTAAAAAGAAAGGACTGTCGATCCCGGATTTTCTTACCGTGGACAGTGGAGAGGGCGGGAGCGCGACTGCACCGCTCGAACTGATGGAAGCGGTGGGGCTGAGTACCTACAACGCACTTTATGTACTTGATTCGGCGTTGAGACGGCATGGTCTCAGGGATGACATCAAGATCATCGCCAGCGGAAAGATACTCACACCCGATGATGTGATCATCACTATGTCGCTCGGAGCAGATGCCGTGGGGATCGCGCGAGGCTTCATGATGAGTGGCGGATGTATCCGTGCACGTATGTGCTCAGGCTACGGCAGTCACAAGTGCCCGGTAGGTATGGCGACGCAGGATCCCAAGAAACGGGCTTCCTACATGGTCGTCAAGCAGGCATACCAGATGTCGAACTATCACAACAATCTCATCAAAGGGATGAAGATGATGCTGGCGATCATGGGCTTTGACCATAAAAGCAAACTCAGCAAAAAGAACCTGACCTTCAGGAACCGTAACGGTGAGATCTTTTTTGATGTGGATGAGTATTTCGAGAGTAAACTGCATACCCACATCCAAAAACAGAAAAAAGCCGTTTAA
- a CDS encoding TolC family protein codes for MTIHKRTLLSSSLLLLLTGCAQNIPGYDKAVADIKTGKDTLKTPGKYSQSINSAKVNDGWIRTFKDKKLDRLVDEAQRNNPSLKIAASRVERAEALTQLTESNLMPTVNMRGYYRDNNAEGAQEIAFGGFGVSWEPDVWGRVGNLVAADRELTAAQLADYDFARQSLAANTARAWFLYNTNSRIYSFTKKIISLQEKTLKILEAREKIGQGNKRDVHLARALVASAKDSASAALSAKERSQRALEVLVGRYPSGKLSSGKLDTVLPRIPNGLPAQLLERRPDLIAAEQRVAAAFHQKASADLLHMPNIRLNLGLGPNSLNDAITSLAGGILAPVYTGGAIEAQVAVANAEQKEAIAQYAKTTLRAFQEVENALAGEKHLATRYKATQEMVKEYKAAYTMTVEKYRIGQSTVLDILIIQGKWISAEIQKLQVTKKRLINRVNLYLALGGSFDTKRMHYTAPKKAK; via the coding sequence ATGACGATACATAAAAGAACACTTCTCTCAAGCTCTCTGCTGCTTCTGCTGACGGGATGTGCGCAGAACATCCCCGGTTACGACAAAGCGGTAGCCGATATCAAAACAGGAAAAGATACACTCAAAACGCCCGGCAAATACAGCCAGTCCATCAACTCCGCCAAAGTAAATGATGGCTGGATTAGAACATTCAAAGACAAAAAACTCGACCGCCTGGTCGATGAAGCCCAGCGCAACAACCCCAGCCTCAAGATCGCTGCGAGCAGAGTCGAAAGGGCTGAAGCACTCACGCAGCTAACCGAGTCGAACCTTATGCCGACCGTCAATATGCGAGGCTACTACCGTGACAACAATGCCGAAGGTGCCCAGGAGATCGCGTTTGGCGGGTTCGGCGTAAGCTGGGAACCCGATGTATGGGGACGCGTAGGCAATCTCGTTGCAGCAGACCGGGAACTTACCGCCGCACAACTGGCCGATTATGACTTTGCCAGACAGTCGCTGGCTGCCAACACAGCCAGGGCATGGTTCCTCTACAACACCAACAGCAGGATATACAGCTTCACAAAAAAGATCATCTCACTTCAGGAAAAGACGCTGAAGATCCTCGAAGCCCGTGAGAAGATCGGACAGGGGAACAAGCGTGACGTCCACCTTGCCAGAGCCCTCGTCGCCTCGGCAAAAGATTCTGCCAGCGCTGCACTCTCGGCCAAAGAGCGTTCACAAAGGGCGCTCGAAGTACTGGTGGGACGCTACCCTTCGGGCAAGCTCTCGTCAGGCAAACTCGATACCGTGCTGCCGCGTATTCCCAACGGCCTTCCGGCACAGCTGCTTGAACGCAGGCCTGACCTCATCGCAGCAGAACAGCGCGTGGCAGCCGCTTTCCATCAGAAGGCTTCAGCCGATCTGCTCCATATGCCAAACATCCGTCTCAACCTCGGCCTGGGGCCGAATTCCCTGAACGATGCCATCACCAGCCTGGCAGGCGGCATCTTGGCACCGGTCTATACCGGCGGTGCTATCGAAGCCCAGGTCGCCGTGGCGAATGCGGAACAAAAAGAGGCGATCGCACAGTATGCCAAAACCACACTGCGTGCGTTCCAGGAAGTGGAAAATGCTCTGGCGGGAGAGAAACATCTTGCCACGAGATACAAAGCAACGCAAGAGATGGTAAAAGAGTACAAAGCAGCCTACACCATGACCGTAGAGAAGTACCGCATCGGACAGAGTACCGTTCTTGATATCCTGATCATCCAAGGAAAATGGATTTCGGCTGAGATCCAAAAACTGCAGGTGACAAAAAAACGCCTGATCAACCGTGTCAACCTCTATCTTGCACTGGGAGGAAGTTTCGATACGAAACGAATGCACTATACTGCACCCAAAAAGGCAAAATAG
- a CDS encoding YfhL family 4Fe-4S dicluster ferredoxin: MALLITDECIACDACREECPNEAIEENDPIYIIDADRCTECVGHFDEPQCIAVCPVDCIISDPDNVENIEELKFKFEKLQEEE; encoded by the coding sequence ATGGCACTTTTAATAACTGATGAATGTATAGCTTGTGACGCGTGTAGAGAAGAGTGTCCCAATGAGGCGATCGAAGAAAATGATCCGATATATATTATAGATGCGGACCGTTGTACGGAGTGTGTTGGACACTTTGACGAACCGCAGTGTATCGCCGTCTGTCCGGTCGATTGTATTATTTCTGACCCGGATAACGTTGAGAACATAGAAGAACTTAAATTCAAATTTGAAAAACTGCAGGAAGAAGAGTAG
- a CDS encoding DUF2092 domain-containing protein, which produces MKRMLYYLLILQMGTTILFAAGPKGESGAKTLYPLPSAIIMNAYRYLGKLQHFSIDAVTTNDDEFQGKMLVTYTHWVHIDLQRPGRLHISVDGDLKERSFYLDHGRFAIYDKVLGYYGTLNLPQNIDAALDDLFEQYDIKTALANVLYSDLYRRIPPKQEGYYFGLSDVDDIVCHHIGFANDVQEIQFWVEKGKRPLIRKFIVTDKTEKLLPRSGTILHWNLTPKFGEKTFTFIPPENAREIPIESQTGKEKR; this is translated from the coding sequence ATGAAAAGAATGCTTTACTACCTGCTCATACTGCAGATGGGCACAACGATACTTTTTGCAGCAGGCCCGAAAGGAGAGAGCGGAGCGAAGACACTCTATCCGCTGCCATCGGCCATCATCATGAATGCGTACCGTTACCTGGGGAAGCTCCAGCATTTTTCCATCGATGCGGTCACGACCAATGATGACGAATTTCAGGGAAAAATGCTGGTAACATATACCCACTGGGTACACATTGACCTTCAGCGTCCAGGCAGACTGCACATCTCTGTCGATGGTGACCTGAAAGAGAGAAGTTTCTATCTGGACCATGGCCGTTTTGCCATTTATGACAAGGTCCTTGGGTACTACGGTACGCTGAATCTACCGCAGAATATCGATGCGGCGCTGGACGATCTCTTCGAGCAATATGATATCAAGACCGCGCTTGCCAACGTGCTCTATTCTGACCTGTACAGACGCATTCCTCCCAAGCAGGAGGGGTACTACTTCGGCCTGTCGGATGTGGATGATATTGTCTGTCACCATATCGGTTTCGCGAACGATGTGCAGGAGATACAGTTTTGGGTTGAAAAGGGGAAAAGGCCTCTGATCAGAAAATTTATCGTGACCGACAAGACGGAAAAACTTCTTCCCAGAAGCGGTACGATACTCCACTGGAACCTGACGCCGAAGTTCGGTGAAAAGACCTTTACCTTCATCCCTCCCGAAAATGCGAGGGAGATCCCCATCGAGTCCCAAACCGGAAAGGAGAAAAGATAA
- a CDS encoding Ppx/GppA phosphatase family protein: MAKRTAIIDIGSNSARLVIFEKSSHYGFHLICEQKSKVRIGEGAYEKEGYLQPVGIERAFLALQSFIYTLNKYQVHKTICVATSALRDAPNGKLFVKWIKKELGLTIRIIDGKQEARFGAIAANNLLPFNDAITIDIGGGSSDMALIQNGHIVDTYSLDLGTVRLKELFFDKECSVKESNMRAKAFIHQALESVPETFRHTLAVGIGGTARTLSKGIMRRSEHPLDKLHAFTYEVEAWRDYFEAIPQSSAKGLRKFNLKKSRYDTIREGTLIFNEILSHIGAKKVISSAVGVREGVFLKQMLKDEGLSFPKDINPSVISILDRFHPLIKLERKNRGKLKIASKLYRVMQAEINDSEQYKNELHWALKLSYIGELLNVYNSHETAFYIAIQELNYGFTHEEMILISSLLRMHGRELLYQPLVDEYSSILPKKKALLWLSFIYTLTVFLHENSHSAQIDFSYEDKTLTITSDQPLYLAKEKIKKLEKPVPFAIIIKDRNKIPKNKALGV, translated from the coding sequence ATGGCCAAGAGAACCGCGATCATCGATATCGGTTCGAACTCAGCCAGACTGGTCATCTTTGAAAAAAGCAGCCATTACGGCTTTCATCTCATCTGCGAACAAAAATCGAAGGTGCGCATCGGTGAAGGCGCTTACGAAAAAGAGGGGTATCTCCAACCCGTCGGTATAGAACGTGCTTTTCTTGCACTCCAGTCCTTCATTTATACCCTTAACAAATATCAGGTACACAAAACAATCTGTGTCGCGACCTCTGCACTCAGGGATGCTCCTAACGGAAAACTATTTGTCAAATGGATCAAAAAAGAGCTGGGCCTCACTATCAGGATCATCGATGGTAAACAGGAAGCCAGATTCGGTGCAATCGCCGCGAACAACCTGCTTCCCTTCAATGATGCCATCACCATCGATATCGGAGGCGGCTCTTCCGATATGGCACTCATCCAAAATGGACACATTGTCGATACCTATTCACTTGATCTGGGTACGGTCCGGCTCAAGGAACTCTTCTTCGACAAAGAGTGTTCCGTTAAAGAGAGCAATATGAGAGCCAAGGCATTCATTCATCAGGCACTCGAAAGCGTTCCTGAAACTTTCAGACACACATTGGCTGTCGGTATCGGCGGTACGGCAAGGACGCTGAGCAAAGGGATCATGAGACGAAGTGAACATCCGCTGGATAAATTGCACGCTTTCACCTATGAGGTCGAAGCGTGGCGTGACTACTTCGAAGCCATTCCCCAAAGCTCGGCCAAGGGCCTCAGGAAATTCAACCTGAAAAAGAGCCGTTACGATACCATCAGAGAGGGAACACTCATTTTCAATGAGATACTCTCCCATATTGGAGCCAAGAAAGTCATCAGCAGCGCTGTTGGGGTACGTGAAGGGGTTTTTCTCAAACAGATGCTTAAAGATGAGGGACTCTCTTTCCCCAAAGACATCAATCCCAGCGTCATCTCCATACTTGACCGTTTTCATCCTCTCATCAAACTGGAGCGGAAAAACAGGGGCAAACTGAAAATTGCCTCGAAACTCTACAGGGTCATGCAGGCAGAGATCAATGATAGCGAACAGTATAAAAATGAACTTCATTGGGCACTGAAACTCTCCTATATCGGTGAGCTCCTCAATGTATACAATTCACATGAAACAGCCTTCTACATTGCCATACAGGAGTTGAACTACGGCTTCACACACGAGGAGATGATCCTCATCTCCTCTTTGCTGCGTATGCATGGCAGGGAACTGCTCTATCAACCGCTTGTCGATGAGTACAGCTCTATTCTTCCGAAAAAGAAGGCACTGTTGTGGCTCAGCTTTATCTATACACTTACTGTATTTTTACATGAAAATTCACACTCTGCACAGATCGATTTCTCTTATGAGGACAAAACATTGACGATCACATCGGACCAGCCGCTCTATTTGGCGAAAGAGAAGATCAAAAAACTTGAGAAGCCTGTTCCTTTTGCCATCATTATCAAAGACAGGAACAAGATCCCCAAAAATAAGGCTTTGGGAGTTTAA
- a CDS encoding cation:proton antiporter, which translates to MHEHLVFLGISLVVLGYGLFSKLLGRYNISGPMVFTGVGILLSPLVLGGEPIHANAEAVQVVAEITLILVLFSDSAALNLSQLKAHWRLPTRLLFVAMPVTIVIATLTAMWFFPNESTLYVLLLALILAPTDAALGKIVVSDERIPSVVRNTINVESGLNDGIVFPVLLTVLAMITSNSTTAESGWLSYIAQQVLVGALAGGVVGWAGAKVMMRAIKEGWMEYQYSNLAPIALAIFSFYMAEFVGGNGYIAAFFSGLFLGNTSEVLRERVESFAESEGEFLVMLSFLIFGLVFIPMSIDYWNLKAFAFAILSLTVLRMLPVVLGFGFFKVDLATRLFYGWFGPRGIASILYILVAFHELGSIQGHEEIFGVASLTIFLSIFLHGFSAQPLALLYAKSHPADEEEKEADA; encoded by the coding sequence ATGCATGAACATCTGGTCTTCCTGGGCATAAGCCTTGTCGTACTGGGGTACGGCCTCTTCTCCAAACTGCTGGGGAGGTACAACATCTCGGGCCCCATGGTCTTTACCGGCGTAGGCATACTGCTTTCCCCTCTCGTGCTGGGCGGAGAACCCATTCATGCCAATGCCGAAGCCGTACAGGTCGTTGCCGAGATCACCCTGATACTTGTACTCTTCAGTGATTCTGCTGCACTGAACCTTTCACAGCTCAAAGCACACTGGCGGCTTCCCACACGCCTGCTTTTTGTCGCCATGCCTGTCACCATCGTCATCGCGACACTCACTGCCATGTGGTTTTTCCCGAACGAATCGACGCTCTACGTGCTTCTCCTGGCGCTTATACTGGCACCAACCGATGCTGCGCTGGGAAAGATCGTGGTCAGCGACGAACGTATCCCTTCGGTAGTACGCAACACCATCAATGTGGAGAGCGGCCTGAACGACGGTATCGTTTTTCCCGTACTGCTTACTGTACTCGCCATGATCACATCCAACAGTACTACGGCTGAGAGCGGGTGGCTCTCCTATATCGCACAGCAGGTTCTCGTCGGTGCACTTGCCGGAGGAGTGGTCGGATGGGCGGGCGCGAAGGTCATGATGCGTGCCATCAAAGAAGGGTGGATGGAGTACCAGTACAGTAACCTCGCTCCCATTGCGCTGGCGATCTTCTCTTTCTATATGGCTGAATTTGTGGGAGGCAACGGCTATATCGCCGCTTTCTTCTCCGGACTTTTTCTGGGCAATACCAGCGAAGTACTGCGCGAACGGGTCGAGAGCTTTGCTGAAAGTGAGGGTGAATTCCTTGTCATGCTCTCTTTTCTCATCTTCGGCCTGGTCTTCATCCCTATGTCCATCGATTACTGGAACCTCAAAGCGTTCGCTTTCGCCATTCTGAGCCTGACCGTTCTTCGTATGCTTCCAGTGGTCCTCGGATTCGGCTTTTTCAAAGTGGATCTTGCCACCCGTCTTTTTTACGGCTGGTTTGGCCCGCGGGGGATCGCGTCGATCCTCTATATTCTCGTTGCTTTCCATGAGCTCGGCAGTATCCAGGGACATGAGGAGATCTTCGGTGTCGCGTCACTGACCATTTTTCTGAGTATCTTCCTGCATGGCTTCAGCGCGCAGCCTCTGGCTCTTCTCTATGCCAAAAGCCATCCCGCTGATGAGGAAGAGAAGGAAGCCGACGCTTAG
- a CDS encoding DUF3302 domain-containing protein: MALAIDPRTLDYVALGIFVTVVIVFIYLVIYIHDIPYEIAKKRNHPHRDAIHIAGWVSLFLMHVIWPFLWIWAYLYKPGEGWGLETVEIKESPEAQEEIETLKARLAALEAKLEAGTAQSAASETKNSEEEAK; this comes from the coding sequence ATGGCATTGGCTATCGATCCCAGAACGCTCGATTACGTTGCGCTCGGCATTTTCGTCACCGTCGTTATCGTCTTCATCTATCTCGTGATCTACATCCACGATATCCCCTATGAGATCGCAAAGAAAAGGAACCATCCCCACCGGGACGCCATACACATAGCCGGCTGGGTCAGCCTCTTTCTGATGCACGTGATATGGCCGTTCCTCTGGATCTGGGCCTATCTGTACAAACCGGGAGAAGGCTGGGGGCTCGAGACCGTCGAGATCAAGGAATCCCCTGAAGCCCAGGAAGAGATCGAAACACTCAAAGCGCGTTTGGCAGCTTTGGAAGCGAAGCTTGAAGCCGGCACGGCCCAAAGTGCTGCCTCAGAGACAAAGAACAGCGAAGAGGAGGCAAAATAG
- the pta gene encoding phosphate acetyltransferase: MQHASIYIASTEAQSGTMIIAIGFMEMLKGRYTNVAFFRPIIPDQKEDETHIGFMREHFGLKIPYEACYGFTESEVIQAFADDLEEVLFEALMAKVDKLHREYDFVMIDGYPRNRFASTFDFDINLKIAKNLGTAFIPVISAWKKNSDEIINEIQIITEAIKTEGCSELATFVNRCDDECMKTVLQEVENLGKEKQVYILPEVKEVDTPTLRQIVKTLDAKMILGEGEQLNHLVRSTKIVAMGVENYLLRIEDEHLIIVPADRNDIILASLLSYAAKNHPNIVGMILSGGIEPSNTIIDLIKDFSASAPIPIFTIHSDSYETAIAVAKVQAKISPEDTDKITLVKVLFDKYVDKERIAQKFRQSQNNVMTPLMFQYSLFEQARSLRKRILLPESDDERILKATAILLQRDIVDIILLGEEESVHHRAAQLRVDISKAQIMEPAKSGLIEKFSRQFQALRASKGLTLDTARDAMEHKNYFATMMLYNGMADGMVSGATHTTADTIRPALQIIKTKPGISIVSSIFFMLLDTKVLVYGDCAVNLDPNAEQLAHIAISSADTAAQFGIEPRVAMLSYSTGDSGSGPDVEKVREATKIAQKMRPDLLIEGPIQYDAAIDMKVARKKLPDSKVAGRATVFVFPDLNTGNNTYKAVQRSTGAIAIGPILQGLKLPVNDLSRGCLVDDIVNTVAITAVQAQHLDRS, translated from the coding sequence ATGCAACATGCAAGCATCTACATCGCTTCCACAGAAGCCCAGTCGGGAACCATGATCATTGCTATTGGCTTCATGGAGATGCTCAAAGGACGCTATACCAATGTCGCTTTTTTTCGCCCCATCATTCCTGACCAAAAAGAAGATGAAACCCACATCGGTTTCATGCGTGAACATTTCGGGCTGAAGATCCCTTATGAAGCCTGCTATGGATTCACAGAGTCAGAAGTCATTCAGGCCTTTGCGGATGACCTTGAAGAGGTACTATTTGAAGCACTCATGGCCAAAGTGGATAAGCTGCACAGGGAGTATGATTTTGTTATGATAGACGGGTATCCGAGAAACCGGTTTGCCTCTACCTTTGATTTCGATATCAACCTCAAGATCGCCAAAAACCTCGGTACGGCTTTTATTCCTGTGATCAGTGCCTGGAAGAAGAACAGTGATGAGATCATCAATGAGATCCAGATCATCACAGAGGCCATAAAAACCGAAGGCTGCAGCGAACTTGCCACCTTTGTAAACCGCTGTGATGATGAGTGCATGAAAACCGTACTGCAGGAAGTAGAAAATTTAGGAAAGGAGAAACAGGTCTATATTCTCCCTGAGGTGAAGGAAGTCGATACTCCTACACTGCGGCAGATCGTCAAAACACTCGATGCCAAAATGATCCTGGGAGAAGGAGAGCAGCTCAACCATTTGGTGCGCAGTACTAAGATCGTGGCGATGGGTGTAGAAAATTATCTTTTGCGTATCGAAGACGAGCATCTTATCATCGTACCGGCAGACCGCAATGACATCATACTGGCTTCTCTCCTCTCCTATGCAGCAAAGAATCACCCTAACATTGTCGGAATGATACTCAGTGGCGGCATAGAACCCAGCAATACCATTATCGATCTGATCAAGGATTTTTCCGCTTCTGCTCCTATTCCTATTTTTACCATACACAGTGACAGCTATGAAACAGCAATTGCAGTGGCTAAAGTCCAGGCAAAGATCAGTCCCGAAGACACAGACAAGATCACGCTGGTCAAAGTGCTCTTCGACAAATATGTCGACAAAGAGAGAATAGCTCAGAAATTCAGACAGAGTCAAAACAATGTAATGACACCCCTCATGTTCCAGTACAGCCTTTTTGAACAGGCACGCTCCCTACGCAAGCGTATCCTCCTGCCAGAAAGTGATGATGAGCGTATCCTCAAAGCTACTGCTATCCTCCTGCAGAGAGATATCGTCGATATCATTCTGCTCGGAGAGGAAGAGAGTGTTCATCATCGAGCGGCACAGCTCAGAGTCGATATTTCAAAAGCACAGATCATGGAGCCGGCCAAAAGTGGACTGATTGAAAAGTTCTCCCGGCAGTTCCAAGCTCTCCGTGCCTCCAAAGGACTGACACTCGATACCGCCCGAGATGCCATGGAACACAAAAATTATTTTGCTACAATGATGCTTTACAACGGTATGGCGGACGGTATGGTCTCAGGAGCGACGCATACCACAGCCGATACCATCCGTCCTGCTCTGCAGATCATCAAGACAAAGCCTGGTATTTCCATCGTCTCAAGCATCTTTTTCATGCTGCTGGATACAAAGGTACTGGTCTATGGTGACTGTGCTGTCAACCTCGACCCCAATGCCGAACAACTAGCACACATAGCCATCTCCTCGGCAGATACCGCTGCCCAGTTCGGCATAGAACCACGGGTTGCCATGCTTTCCTACTCTACGGGGGATTCAGGGAGCGGTCCTGATGTCGAGAAGGTAAGAGAAGCGACAAAAATAGCCCAGAAGATGCGCCCTGACCTTCTTATCGAAGGGCCCATACAGTACGATGCCGCCATCGACATGAAGGTTGCCAGAAAGAAACTGCCCGACAGTAAAGTCGCAGGTCGTGCAACAGTATTCGTCTTCCCGGACCTCAATACAGGGAATAACACCTACAAAGCGGTACAGCGTTCCACGGGTGCCATTGCTATCGGTCCCATTCTACAGGGACTGAAACTTCCTGTCAATGATCTCAGCCGCGGCTGTCTGGTCGATGACATTGTCAATACCGTGGCCATTACAGCGGTACAGGCACAGCACCTGGATAGATCATGA